Proteins found in one Roseovarius pelagicus genomic segment:
- a CDS encoding GntR family transcriptional regulator translates to MAGKRSITRQSLPDVITSDIRERILNGDLSEGVTIRQEALAEEYDVSRMPVREALKRLDAEGLVQLTNNQGATVTKHSLDEIGEIFDLRILIEVDLFRRAIPAMTAPHVERCERILEAMELSYDADDVGKWGALNYDYHSALYAAANRGLTNDVLQRINLQSDRYVRMHLSVMKQRDPARQEHRELLELAREGNTEQGCALLTRHISRTKKNLLELMAAKRADDNL, encoded by the coding sequence GTGGCTGGGAAAAGATCAATAACCCGACAGAGCCTTCCCGATGTCATCACAAGTGACATCCGAGAGCGAATTTTGAACGGCGACCTTTCAGAAGGCGTCACCATCCGTCAGGAAGCGCTGGCAGAAGAGTATGACGTCTCTCGAATGCCTGTCCGCGAAGCCCTGAAACGTCTTGATGCCGAAGGTTTGGTGCAACTGACCAACAATCAGGGCGCGACGGTAACAAAACATTCGCTGGACGAGATCGGCGAGATCTTCGACCTGCGCATCCTGATCGAAGTGGACCTGTTTCGCAGGGCTATCCCTGCGATGACGGCACCACATGTTGAGCGCTGCGAGAGAATTCTCGAGGCGATGGAGCTCTCCTACGATGCGGATGATGTCGGCAAGTGGGGCGCGTTGAACTATGATTACCACTCTGCCCTATATGCCGCGGCGAACCGCGGGCTGACCAATGATGTGCTGCAACGGATCAACCTACAATCTGATCGCTACGTTCGCATGCACCTGAGCGTGATGAAGCAACGAGATCCCGCCCGACAAGAACATCGGGAACTGTTGGAATTGGCGCGTGAGGGCAACACCGAACAAGGCTGCGCCCTCTTGACGCGCCACATTTCACGGACCAAGAAAAATCTGCTGGAGTTGATGGCGGCCAAGCGGGCTGACGACAATCTGTGA
- a CDS encoding Ldh family oxidoreductase yields the protein MNQTVKIRLNDVKTLAHDILKGAGYGADHAQSIAEMLYTCQLDDCQSHGLFRLFMCIDTIKAGKIDGQAEPQITNPGKAIIRADARGGMSLLAMQAAMPELIDKTREFGVAAMAINRCFHFSALWPEVERLSAAGLAAIAMVPSHSWVAPAGGTRGTLGTNPLAFSWPRQGKMPFTFDFATSAFARGEIELYKRAGKPLPDGVAIDKEGNPTNDPDAALGGAMLTFGGYKGSALSIMIELMAGPMIDDLTSLESHEFAEGKGGAPYHGEIVLAFDPAQFSGGKLAENDARAERLFADIIDQGARLPSQRRFAARERNLHRGYVEIPAALHEDLLALLP from the coding sequence ATGAACCAGACCGTTAAGATCCGACTGAACGACGTTAAGACGCTGGCCCATGACATCCTGAAAGGGGCTGGATACGGCGCTGACCACGCCCAGTCCATTGCCGAAATGCTCTACACGTGCCAGCTGGATGATTGTCAGTCGCACGGTCTGTTTCGTCTCTTCATGTGTATCGACACCATTAAGGCAGGCAAAATCGACGGGCAGGCTGAACCGCAGATCACGAATCCCGGTAAGGCGATCATTCGTGCCGACGCCCGTGGGGGAATGTCGTTGTTGGCGATGCAGGCGGCGATGCCAGAGCTGATCGACAAAACCCGCGAATTCGGGGTTGCCGCAATGGCGATTAATCGCTGCTTTCATTTCTCTGCGTTGTGGCCCGAGGTGGAGCGTTTGTCTGCCGCCGGTCTGGCGGCGATAGCGATGGTTCCCAGCCATTCATGGGTGGCCCCGGCAGGCGGCACGCGTGGCACACTTGGGACCAATCCACTTGCGTTCAGTTGGCCGCGTCAGGGAAAAATGCCTTTCACCTTTGATTTCGCAACCAGTGCCTTTGCGCGTGGTGAAATCGAGCTTTACAAGCGTGCGGGCAAGCCGCTGCCAGATGGCGTCGCGATCGACAAAGAGGGCAACCCAACCAACGACCCGGACGCGGCGCTGGGTGGTGCGATGCTGACGTTTGGTGGTTACAAGGGTTCGGCCCTGTCGATTATGATCGAACTGATGGCTGGCCCGATGATCGACGATCTGACCAGTCTGGAAAGTCACGAGTTTGCCGAGGGCAAAGGTGGCGCGCCATATCATGGCGAGATTGTTCTGGCCTTTGATCCCGCACAATTCTCGGGTGGGAAACTGGCGGAAAACGATGCGCGTGCCGAACGTCTTTTTGCGGATATCATAGATCAGGGCGCACGCCTGCCGTCGCAACGTCGCTTTGCCGCGCGCGAGCGGAATCTGCATCGCGGATATGTCGAGATACCTGCCGCGCTTCACGAGGATTTGCTGGCGCTTCTGCCCTGA